The genomic segment AGCCGTAAAAGAACCCCGTTGTGCCGTATCCCCCCTGACCACCACGGCCACCAGTGGCCGTGGTCATCGCTCTGGGCCGTGTGTGCCGCCCTCCGACACAACACACCAGCGGCTTGCTATCGATGACGTACACCGTGTCGTCGTCGAAGTGGGGCAGGCGCAGCGCGAGATCCGCGGAGATCCGTTCGAGATTCTGTTGAATCCGCAGATATCGCGTGCGATCCGGGAGGACGGGAAAGAGGAAGCCATACGTGGCTCGCACCTGGGCGTACCACTGCTGCACCGAGGGCTGTGCGAGCAAATCGCCGACGAGCGCAATGGTCATCAATTCAGCGTAACTGCCCTTCTGGTGCGGCTCGTTCGGGAGCGTGAAAAGGCCGCTGCGTGCAGCGGCCTTGAGGTAATCGTCGACGTAGACGTAGATGATGATGAACAGGTCGACGACGGTAGGCTGATGGTGCGGAAGTTCTTTGGTAGGCATACCGGAGCTTCCGCTTTCTCCTGTTCCCTCGCCAACCTCTAGCACCCGAGGTTGTCAGTTCACGCGGAAGGTGTGCACGGTGCGGGACGTGAAGGTCTGGCCGGGGTCGAGGCGGGTGGGGGGGAACTGAGGCTGGTTGGGTGAGTCCGGGACGTGTTGCGTTTCGAGGCACACGGCGGCCTGTGGCGCGTGGACGCGGCCCGCGTGCCCGGTGTGCTGCCCGTTCAGGAAGTTGGCGGTGTACAGCTGCAGGGCGGATTCGGTGGTGTGGATGTCCAGGGTGCGGCCGCTGGCGGGGTGGTGCAGGGTGGCGGCGGGGCGCAGGGTGCCGGGCTGGCCGCGCAGGAGGAGGTTGTGGTCGAAGCCGCCGGGTTGATCGGTCAGCGCGTCGCCCAGGGGGCGGGGCGTGCGGAAGTCCAGGGGGGTGCCGGTGACGTCCTGCACAGTACCGGTGGGGATGCCGCCCGCGTGGGTGGGCGTGAACATGTCGGCGTGCAGGGTGAGGTGGTGCGCGTGGATGCCCTCGTGCGCCTCCGGGCTGAGGTTCCAGTAGGTGTGGTTCGTCAGGTTGACGTGCGTGGGGGAGTCGGTGGTGGCGCGGTACTCGATGCTCAGGGTGGGGTGGGGGTCGGCGGTCAGGTGGTACGTGACCTGCACGTGCAGGGTGCCGGGGTGCCCCTCCTCGCCGTGGGGGCTGGTGCGGGTGAACGTCACCTGCGCGCCCTCCCCCACCACCTCGGCGTGTCCGTGCCAGAGGTGCAGGTCGAAGCCGCGCGGGCCGCCGTGCAGGGCGTGCGGGCCGTCGCTGGGGGTCAGGTGGACCTCCTGCCCGTCCAGGGCGTAGCGGGCCTGCGCGATGCGGTTCGCGAAGCGGCCCACGGTGCTGCCCAGGAACGGGGCGGTCTCGCGGCTCAGGTACGGCCCCGGCTGGTCAAAGCCCAGCACGACCTCGCCCGGCGTGCCGCTGCGGTCGGGGACGCGCAGGCTGGTGAGGGTGGCGCCCAGGTCGGTCAGGCGGGCCTGCACGCCGCCGGGGAGCGTCAGCGTGAACTGCGTGATGGGCTGCCCATCCGGGGTGTGCCCCCAGGTGCGGGTGTGGACGGTGGGCGTGGTCATGGGCCGAGGGTAGCGCCGCTCAGCGGACGCCGAGCAGGAGTTCCATGGTCAACTGGTCCAGCGCCTCCAGGCCGGGGCCGCGCGTGCCCAGCGCGGCGCGGTCAAAGGGGTGGGCCTTCAGCGCCCCGGCGTTCGCGGGGCTGAAGGTGCCGGTCAGGGCCTCCAGTTCCGCGTCCTGCACGCGGTACGCGGCGAGGGCAGCCTGGATCTCGGCGTCCTGCGCGAAGCGCTGCACCTTGTCTTTCAGGATCAGGTAGGTGCGCATGCAGCCGCGTGCAAACGCCCACACGCCGGCCTCGTCCTCGGTGCGCAGGGCGTGTGCGTCGAAGTGTTTCGGCCCGGCGTACCCGGACTCTTCCAGCAACTTGACGAGGAAGAACGCGCCCTTGGGGTTCTCCGCGCCGAAGCGCAGGTCCTGGTCGAAGCGGCCCATCTTCTGGTCGTTCAGGTCGATGTGGAACAGCTTCCCGGCGTCGATTGCCTGCGCGACGGCGTGCGGGAAGCTCAGGCCCGCCATGGTCTCGTGCGCGAACTCCGGGTTCAGGCCGAACAGGTCCGGGCGGTCCAGCGTGGCGATGAAGCCCAGCGCGCTGCCGACGGTGGGCAGGAAGATGTCGGCGCGCGGTTCGTTCGGTTTGGGTTCCAGCGCGAAGCGGTACCCGTACCCCTGCGACTCGCTGTACTCGGCCAGGTAGTTCAGGCTGTCCCGGAACCAGCCCAGCGCGTCCAGCAGTTTGCCTCCGGCGTCCACCTCGGTCCCCTCGCGGCCGCCCCACAGCACGTACGTGTCCGCGCCCAGTTCCGCGCCGAGGTCCATGGCGTGCATGGTCTTGCTCAGCGCGTAGGCGCGCACGCGGGCGTCGGCACTCGTGAACGCGCCGTCCTTGAACGCCGGGTCGCTGAACAGGTTCGTGGTCGCCATCGGCACGACCAGCCCGTGATCCGACAGCGCCTGCTGGAACTCGCGCACGAGGGCGTCCCGCTGCGCGGCGGTCGCGTCGATCGGCACGAGGTCGTTGTCGTGCAGGTTCACGCCGTACGCGCCCAGCGCCGCCAGTTTCTCCACGAGGTACGGCGCCTTCAGGACCGGGCGGGTCGCCTCACCGAAGGGATCGCGGCCCGTGTTGCCGACGGTCCAGAGGCCGAACGTGAACTTGTCTGCGGGCGTGGGGGTGAAATCAGGCATGCGGGGCTCCTTGAAGGGGGTCGAGGGTCGAAGGGGTCGAGGGTCGAAGGGTCTGAGGGTCTAAAGGTCTAAGGGTCACAGGGAATGGGGCAGGGCGAAGGGGTGGGGTGCTGTTCTGGACGCTTGGACCCTCGACCCCCTTCAGCTTCCGTACAGGGCGGTGCGGGTGGCGGCGTAGGCGGTCAGGGCGTCGGCCATGTCCACGGGCGGGACGGGCGGGTGGAGGTCGGGACGGGTGGCGTCCATGGCGGCCGTCAGGTTCGGGTGGAGTCCGGCGGCGGGCATGGCGAGGATCGCGGTGCCGTGGGCCGCGCCGGGGCGGGCGCTGGTGGGGTGGACGGGGAGGTTCAGGGCGCCGCTGGCGAGGCCCAGCCACAGATCCGAGCGGGCGCCGCCCCCGGTGGAGATCAGGGTGTTCAGCGGGGCGATGGCCTGCATGACGGCGTACGCGTCGGCGAGCGCGGCGACGCTGCCTTCCAGCACGGCGCGGGTCAGGTGCGCGCGGCCGTGCGCGAGGCTCAGGCCGGTGAAGGCCGCGCGGGCGTGGGGGTTCATCAGGGGGCTGCGTTCGCCCGACAGGTACGGCAGGAACGTCACGCCGCCCGCGCCGGGCGGGACCTGCGCGGCCTCCTCCAGCAGCGCGGCGATGGGCGTGTCGGGTGCGAGTTTCGCATGCAGCCATTCCAGGGACCCGGCGGCGGAGAGGGTCACGCCGAGCAGGTGGTACCCGCCGTCGGCGTGCGCGAACAGGTGCACGCGGCCCTCCGGGTCCGGGGTGGGGTCGCGCAGGGGGCTGAAGATCACGCCGCTGGTGCCCAGGCTGACGCTGCCTACGTCAGGGCGGGCACTGGAGAGGCCCAGGGCGATCCCGGCGGCGGCGTTGTCCCCGCCGCCCGCGACGACCGGGAGTCCTTCGGGGAGGCCGGTCGCGGCGGCCCACTCGTGGGTCAGGGTGCCGACGACGTCGGTGGACCGCACGAGCTGGGGGAACAGGTCGCCCGGCAGGTCGAGCGCTCCCAGCACGTCGGCGTCCCACGCGCCGCGCGCGAGGTTCAGCGCGCCGACGCCGCTGGCGTCGCTGGGTTCGGCCGCCATCACGCCGGTCAGGGCGTACCCGACGTAATCCTTGGGAATCAGCGCGTGGCATAGCCGGGCGAAGGTGTCGGGTTCCTCGTCCCGCAGCCAGAGGATCTTCGGCAGCTGGAAGCCGGTCACGGCGCGGTTCCCGGTCCGCGCGACCAGTTCGGCGCGGGGGACGCGGGCCTCGATCTGCTCGACCTGCGCGCCGGTCCGCTGGTCATTCCACAACAGCGCGGGCCGCAGCACCCCGCCGTGGGCGTCCAGTGGGACGAGGCCGTGCATCTGTCCGCTGAGGCCCAGCGCCAGGGGCTGCGCGCGGCCCTCCAGCGCGGTGCTCAGGTCGCGCAGCGCGGCGCGCACGCCCGCCAGCCAGTCGGCGGGGCGCTGCTCGGTCCAGCCGGGGCGGGGGGTCAGGAGGGGGTAGGGGTGGGTGCTCTCAGCCAGGGTGTCGCCGCTGGCGGTGACGGCGACGGCCTTGACGCCGCTGGTGCCGACGTCGAGGCCCAGCGTGACGGGGGTGGGGGGCGTGGTCATGGCATCTCCTGGGGTGGGACGGGAGCGGGGGGCGTCTGGGGGGCGGGCGTGTCGATGACGCGCGACAGGACCTGCGCGGCGGCGCCCAGCGCGGGCAGGTACAGGCTGTCCTGGCGCACCGTGATGCGGGCGGGTGGCGCGGCCGGGCGCCACTGGCGGGCGTGGTACACGTCCAGCGCGGGGCCGAGTACGGCGTCCCCGAGGCGGGTCAGGGCGCCGCCGATGACGATCTCGTCCGGGCCGAGGGTCTGGTGCAGGTTCACGAGCAGCTGCCCCAGCCCCTCCCCGGCGCGGCGCAGGGTGACCTGCACGGCGGCCTCGCGCAGTCGGGGGGCGAGGACCTCGTCTAGGGGGTCCTGGACGTTCAGGTTCAGGGCGGCGCGGATCGCCCAGCCGCTCAGGAGGGTCTCGACGCAGCCGCGGTTCCCGCAGTGGCAGTACAGACCGCCGGGCTGGATGATCGCGTGCCCGATCTCCCCGGCCAGTCCGCGTGCGCCGCGCAGGACGTGCGGGGTGCCGCTCAGGGCCGTGAAGCCCGCACCGACGCCGCTGCCCAGGCTGACGTACGCCAGCAGCTGCGGCGGGTCGCCGGGGCGCAGGAAGCTCTCGCCGAACGCGGCGGCGTTCGCCTCGTTGTCCAGCGTGATGGCATCCGGGGGCAGGTGGGGCGGGAGGCCGGGGGCGGCGCGCAGCAGGTCCAGGAAGGGCACGTCGTCCCAGCCGAGGTTCGGGGCGTACAGGACGCGGGTGCCGTCCGGGCTGACCGGGCCGGGTAGGGCCACGCCCAGGCCCAGCAGGTCGCGGCCCTGCGTGGCGG from the Deinococcus sedimenti genome contains:
- the xylB gene encoding xylulokinase, which gives rise to MTTPPTPVTLGLDVGTSGVKAVAVTASGDTLAESTHPYPLLTPRPGWTEQRPADWLAGVRAALRDLSTALEGRAQPLALGLSGQMHGLVPLDAHGGVLRPALLWNDQRTGAQVEQIEARVPRAELVARTGNRAVTGFQLPKILWLRDEEPDTFARLCHALIPKDYVGYALTGVMAAEPSDASGVGALNLARGAWDADVLGALDLPGDLFPQLVRSTDVVGTLTHEWAAATGLPEGLPVVAGGGDNAAAGIALGLSSARPDVGSVSLGTSGVIFSPLRDPTPDPEGRVHLFAHADGGYHLLGVTLSAAGSLEWLHAKLAPDTPIAALLEEAAQVPPGAGGVTFLPYLSGERSPLMNPHARAAFTGLSLAHGRAHLTRAVLEGSVAALADAYAVMQAIAPLNTLISTGGGARSDLWLGLASGALNLPVHPTSARPGAAHGTAILAMPAAGLHPNLTAAMDATRPDLHPPVPPVDMADALTAYAATRTALYGS
- a CDS encoding aldose epimerase family protein; translated protein: MTTPTVHTRTWGHTPDGQPITQFTLTLPGGVQARLTDLGATLTSLRVPDRSGTPGEVVLGFDQPGPYLSRETAPFLGSTVGRFANRIAQARYALDGQEVHLTPSDGPHALHGGPRGFDLHLWHGHAEVVGEGAQVTFTRTSPHGEEGHPGTLHVQVTYHLTADPHPTLSIEYRATTDSPTHVNLTNHTYWNLSPEAHEGIHAHHLTLHADMFTPTHAGGIPTGTVQDVTGTPLDFRTPRPLGDALTDQPGGFDHNLLLRGQPGTLRPAATLHHPASGRTLDIHTTESALQLYTANFLNGQHTGHAGRVHAPQAAVCLETQHVPDSPNQPQFPPTRLDPGQTFTSRTVHTFRVN
- a CDS encoding ROK family transcriptional regulator — encoded protein: MPPSPTGDQPYLKHLNRARVLHLLRTHPGLSRAELAARSGLTKVTVGSLVTELLGGGWLSEGQPRAGAAGRPGRELHLGDHRHVLLGAEIGVLGARAVATTLRGTVLARAQTRTPTTTPHAAAQTITQLCGQLLQDPATQGRDLLGLGVALPGPVSPDGTRVLYAPNLGWDDVPFLDLLRAAPGLPPHLPPDAITLDNEANAAAFGESFLRPGDPPQLLAYVSLGSGVGAGFTALSGTPHVLRGARGLAGEIGHAIIQPGGLYCHCGNRGCVETLLSGWAIRAALNLNVQDPLDEVLAPRLREAAVQVTLRRAGEGLGQLLVNLHQTLGPDEIVIGGALTRLGDAVLGPALDVYHARQWRPAAPPARITVRQDSLYLPALGAAAQVLSRVIDTPAPQTPPAPVPPQEMP
- the xylA gene encoding xylose isomerase, with translation MPDFTPTPADKFTFGLWTVGNTGRDPFGEATRPVLKAPYLVEKLAALGAYGVNLHDNDLVPIDATAAQRDALVREFQQALSDHGLVVPMATTNLFSDPAFKDGAFTSADARVRAYALSKTMHAMDLGAELGADTYVLWGGREGTEVDAGGKLLDALGWFRDSLNYLAEYSESQGYGYRFALEPKPNEPRADIFLPTVGSALGFIATLDRPDLFGLNPEFAHETMAGLSFPHAVAQAIDAGKLFHIDLNDQKMGRFDQDLRFGAENPKGAFFLVKLLEESGYAGPKHFDAHALRTEDEAGVWAFARGCMRTYLILKDKVQRFAQDAEIQAALAAYRVQDAELEALTGTFSPANAGALKAHPFDRAALGTRGPGLEALDQLTMELLLGVR
- a CDS encoding transposase, producing the protein MPTKELPHHQPTVVDLFIIIYVYVDDYLKAAARSGLFTLPNEPHQKGSYAELMTIALVGDLLAQPSVQQWYAQVRATYGFLFPVLPDRTRYLRIQQNLERISADLALRLPHFDDDTVYVIDSKPLVCCVGGRHTRPRAMTTATGGRGGQGGYGTTGFFYGFKLHAVIDDHGMLVRFAIVPGREGDPPVARALLDVQEASLVLGDRGYQGCGVYAQPKKNFKRPCPWWGVMWWVRKTIETVFFRLDRSFHLMLPQLNSERSIRAHVCRKIAAHNLGLFFGAF